The DNA window CCGGCACAATTTCCTGCGCCAGAATACCGTCGCGCTGAGCTTTGGCGGTACGCTGCTGGCTGCGATAAGCAAAGGCGTCCTGGTCTTTACGGCTGATATTTAACAATTCAGCTACATTCTCCGCCGTTTCCGGCATGCTGTCAGTTCCAAATTGTTGCTGCATGAGCGGGTTCACAAAACGCCAGCCGATGGTGGTATCGAACATCTCTGCCTGACGCTGGAATGGCGAGGTGGCTTTGCCCATCACAAACGGCGCACGGGACATGGATTCTACGCCACCGGCAATCAGCAGATCCGCATCACTGGCTTTAATCGCCCGGGCCGCAAAGCCAATCGCATCCAGCCCGGAGCCGCACAAGCGGTTGATGGTGGTGCCCGGCACAGCGTGCGGATAACCCGCCAGCAGCGTCGCCATATGCGCCACGTTGCGGTTATCTTCCCCGGCCTGGTTGGCGCAGCCGAAAATCACATCGTCGATGGCGCTGGCGTCAAGCGCGGGATTACGGCTGAGTAATTCCCGCAGCGGGATGGCCGCCAGATCGTCAGCACGCACACCGGCCAGCGCACCGCCGTAGCGACCAATCGGGGTACGAATGCCGTCACAAATAAACGCGTCACGCATTAGACTTCTCCTGTGATAGTGCCGCCGATGCGGTGCGATTTGCCGCGAAACAGGGCCACGATTTTTTGCTGCTGGTTGATAATTTCAATGTCATAGACGCCGGTCAGCCTGGCCTGCTGCTTCACCCGCGCGGTGGCGGTCAGCAGCTCACCAACAAAGGCTGGACGCAGGAAATCGATACTGGCGGCAGAAGCCACCGCCGCCAGCCCCTGGCTGTTGCAGGCGTAGGCGAATGCGGTATCGGCGAGCGAAAACAGCTGTCCGCCGTGGCAGGTTTGATGGCCGTTCAACATATTCGGTGACACCGCCATGGTCATCTGCGCGTAACCCTCATCCATTTCGACAATCTTGATCCCCAGCGTTTTAGCGCAGGTATCGTTCTCGTACATGGCGCGGGCGTTGCGCCAGGCTTCATTACTCATGACACATCTCCAGTAGCGCTTTTTCGCGCAGCAGCGTGCTCGGGCGATAGCGTTCTTCGCCGTAGTGCTGTTGCAGGTTTTCAAGCAGGCGCAGGACGCGCCCCCAGCCCAGCGTTTCACCCCAGGCAATCGGGCCATGCGGGTAGTTGACACCCAGCCGCATAGCAGTATCGATATCCTCGGCGCTGGCGACGCCTTTTTGCACCGCGTCCAGCGCTTCGTTCGCCAGCATCGCCACCGTGCGCCACACCAGCAGGCCCGGATAATCGGCAATGCGCAGCACTTTTTTGCCCTGCTGCTGGAAGAAATAAACCGCTTTGTCGGTGGCGGATTGCGGATTGGTGGCGGCACTTGCCAGCACCACCGTGTCGTTCGCCGCGTAGTCGTACACCACCACCGGGCGGTTGTGCTGCACGCTTAAGGCCAGCGCGGTTTCGCCAGTGGTTTCCAGCAGCAGCACTTCGTCCAATTCGGTGACAACGTCACGCTTAATATTCTTTGCGGCACATTGCGCTGATAGCGCAGCCAGCGCCAGTTCCGGTTGTACTTCAACAGGCCAGCGATAGAGACCGTGACCGCTCTTCTTGCCCAGACGCCCGGCGATGGCCAGCTCCTGTTGCAGCAGCGACGGCAGAAAACGACGGTCCTGCCAGAAGGCGTTAAATACCGAACAGGTCACCGCAAAATTGACGTCCTGACCGATTAAATCGGTCAGCGCCAACGGCCCCATCGGGAAACCACCGCCGTCGCGCAATGCGGCGTCAATCACTTCAGGCGTTGCCACCTGCTCTTCCAGCGCCCGCCAGGCTTCGGCGTAATAAGGACGCGCCACGCGATTGACAATAAAGCCCGGCGTTGAACGGCAGCGCACCGGCTGTTTGCCCCAGGCGCTTACGCACTGGCACAGTTGCTCAACCACTTCGGCTGAGGTGGCAAGGCCGCTCACCACTTCGACCAGCTTCATCACCGGCGCGGGGTTAAAGAAATGCAGTCCGGCTACGCGCTCGGGATGCTTGATTCCGGCGGCAATGGCGGTGATCGATATCGACGAGGTGTTGCTGGTCAACAGCGTCGACGGGGAGCAAATCTCCGCCAGCTGGCTGAACAGTGCCTGTTTGATCTCCAGGCGCTCGGACGCGGCTTCAATCACCAGCTGTGCGTCAGCAAGTTGATTCAGTTCAGTTGCCGGAGTAATACGCGCCAGCAGAGCCTGCGCCTGCTCAGCGCTAATTTTTCCGCGACTAACGCGGGAATCCAGGCGCTGGGCGATGCCGTCGATGGCGCGAGTAATCGCGTCAGCGGAAATGTCATACAGCAGCACCGAATGCCCGGCGCTGGCGGCGACTTCAACAATGCCTGCGCCCATGGTGCCGCCGCCAATCACGGCGACGGTGTGGAGTGTTTGCGTCATTATCTATTTCCCGCTGAACTGAGGGGGACGTTTGCCGAGGAAGGCGCTGACGCCCTCGCGGTAGTCGTCGCTACGGCCGGCAAGGCGCTGGAAATCGCCCTCGACGTCAAGCTGGTCATCCAGGGAGTTGGTTTCTGCCAACTGCAACGCTTTCTTGATGAGCCCTAAGCCGTAGGTGGGCTGGGAAGCCAGATGCCGCGCCAGCGTCAGGCTGGTATCTTTCAGTTCAGCATCGTCAACCAACTGCCAGATCATGCCCCACTGTGCGGCCTGTTCGGCGCTTAAGCTGTCGCCCAGCAGCATCAGCCCCATGGCGCGGGCACGGGTGGTGACACGCGGCAACACCCAGCTACCGCCGCAGTCTGGCACCAGACCGAGCTTGCTGAAAGCCATCACAAATTTGGCGGAGCGCGCCGCCAGCACGATATCGCAGCCCAGCGCCAGCGTGGCGCCGGCACCTGCCGCCACGCCGTTGACCGCGCAAATCACCGGCTTGGGCAGCGCAGCTAAGCGACGCACCAGCGGGTTATAAAAACGCTCCACCGACAGGCCTAAATCCGGCGCGGGGCCGCTCGGGTCAACGTTGCGATCGTTCAGATCTTGTCCGGCGCAAAAACCTCGCCCTGCACCGGTGATCAGCAGGCAGCGAATGGTGTCGTCGCGTTCAGCCTGTTTCAGGCACTCGGAGAGCTGCTGGTGCATGGCGTCGTTAAAGCTGTTGAGCCTGTCCGGGCGGTTCAGGGTGATGGTCATCACGCCCTGGTCGATATCGCTAAGAATGAATGCGTCCACGGTTAACGTCCTTTGAAAGCTGGGGTGCGTTTTTCTAAAAAGGCAGCAATGCCTTCGCGACGGTCTTCGGTGGCGCTGAGCAGCGTAAACAGCTGACGCTCCTGCGTTAGCCCAGCCTGCAAGCTCACTTCCTGCGCCAGACGCAGCGACTGTTTGGCGGCACGCAGCGCCAGCGGTGAGTGACGGGCAATGGTCGCCGCCAGTTTCAGCGCGTATTCGTCAGAGAGGTTGGCCGGATGGATATCGCTAACCAGCCCGGCCTGCTGCGCGCGTTCGGCATCAATGCTTTCGCCGCTCAGCACCATGCGGCTGGCCAGTGCTTTCCCGACGCTGCGAATCAAGCGCTGAGTCCCACCTGCCCCTGGCATGGTGCCAAGGGTGATTTCCGGCAGACCAAAGCGAGCGTTATCCCCGGCAATCACCAGGTCGCACAGCAGCGCCAGCTCGCAGCCCGCGCCCAGCGCGTAGCCGTTGACTACCGCAATCAGCGGCTTATTGAAGACATCGATACGCGCCCATAAGCGCGGGCGAATATCGTCGAAGGTGGCGGGCAGGTCTTTTTCCGCCATTTCGTTAAGATCGGCACCGGCAGCAAAGTAGCGCGGGTTGCCGCTTATCACACAGACGCTCACGCTTGAGTCCCCCGCCGCACTTTCCAGCGCTTCGGCAAGCTGGGTCAACAGCGCGTTATTCAGCGCATTACGCGCCTGCGGACGGTTCAGCGTCAGCTGTAAAACACGGTCGTGACGGGTTATCAGCAGTTCGTTCATGCCATCCCCCGCGCGTCAAAGTCGACCACCACATCGCCGCTGGTTGGCAGCGCCTGACAGCTCAGCACATAGCCCGCCGCCAGTTCATCGGCTTCGAGGCTGTAGTTCGCCGCCATCGCCACTTCGCCGCGTACCACTTTGCATTTACAGGTGGCGCAGACGCCGCCTTTGCAGGCAAACGGCAGGTCGGCACCCTGTCGCAGCGCGGCATCAAGAATGCTGTCGTCTTGCGCACTCAGGGCAATGGTTCTTTCGCGACCGTCCTGGCGAATCGTCACCGTACGTCCTTCGGCCTGTACGCCGGTGGCGCGCTTGACGCTGGTTCCCGGCGTATTGAAACGCTCGAGGTGAATGGCTTTTTCCGGCATCCCCAGCGCACGCAGCGTGGTTTCTGCGTCATCCATCATCGCCGACGGGCCGCAAATAAAGGCGTCGTCAAAGCGGCTGAAATCGAGCAGATGTTCAGACAGCGCACGCAGTTTGTCGCCGTCGATGCGGCCCTGTAGCAGATCGCTGTCCATCGACTCCTGACTGAACAGATGAATCACCTGTAAACGCTGAGGATAGCGGTCTTTCAGGTCAGCCAGCGCCTGGCGGAACATCATGCTGTGGCTGCTGCGGTTGCCATAAATCAGGGTGAAGCGGCTATCAGATTCAATCGTCAGCGTGGCTTCGATTATCGCCATCATCGGCGTGATGCCAGATCCGGCGGCAATCGCCAGATAGTTAGCGTTACGTCCAGCCTGTGGCAGGTAGCCAAAGTGGCCCTGCGGCACCATCACCTCAAATGCCATACCCTGCTGGATATCGCTCTGGGCAAAGCGCGAGAAACGCCCGCCGTCGATGGCTTTCACCGCCACGCTAATCTCAGCAGGCGAGCGGCTGCGGCAGATGGAGTAGCAGCGCCTAAGTTCTTCGCCACCAATGCGTGTTTTCAGCGTCAGATGCTGGCCCGGACGAAAGGCGTATTCATGACGCAGCGCGTCGGGAATGGCAAAGGTGATGGTCACCGCATCGCGGGTTTCCGGCTCAACGTTTGCCACGGTAAGCGAATGAAATGTTGTCATCGCAGCCTCAAATACATTTAAAGTAATCAAAGGGTTCACGGCAACTTTCGCAGCGATACAGCGCTTTGCAGGCCGTGGAACCGAATTCACTGATAAGCGAAGTGTGAGTGCTGCCGCAGCGCGGACAGAGCACATCCTTCGGCATCTCATCGGCGTGACAGACGTGGGCCTGTGGCGGGCTGATGCCGTACTGACGCAGGCGCTCTCGGGCGTCCGGGCTCATCCAGTCGGTGGTCCACGCTGGGTCAAGCTGCAGCACAATGTGCACTGGCGTAAAACCGTGTTCGCTCATCACCTCGCGGATCTCACCCAGCAGATGTTCGGTCGCCGGGCAGCCGGAATAGGTTGGCGTGAAGCCAATCACCCAGCCGTCGCCGTGTTGTTCCACACTGCGCACCATGCCGAGGTCGGTAATGGTCAGCACCGGGACCTCCGGGTCGGGGATAGCGCTTAGCAATCCCCAAATGGTATGCACCTCAGCGGGTGCGATGGCGGCAAGACGTTGCATAGCGACCTCCGTTTACCACTGCTGACCGGGGTAAGCACGCTGCAGGTACTGCATCTCGGCCAGCATTGGCCCCAGATGTTCACTGTGCAGCCCCTGTTTGCCGCCGCTGCGAAACGCCGCTTCTTGCGGGATCTGCAAACCGGAATCGAGCAGCGCGGTGTGTACCGTTGCCTGCCATTCAGCCTGTAGTTCACGCGGATCGACGGCGATCCCCTGCTCAACTAAGGCGATCTCCAGCTCATCGGCCAGGAACAGCTCGCCAGTGAAACGCCACAGGCTATCAACCGCCTGCTGCATCAGGTTTGCCGAGAGCTCCGTGCCGTTACCCAGACGCTCCAGCCAGCCGCGGCTAAAGCGCTGGTGATAGCGCACTTCTTTCAACCCTTTGGCGGCGATGGCAGCAAGCTGCGCATCGCGGCTGCTCACCAGGCGGCTGAACAGCGCCACGTGCCAGGCGTCGATAAAGAACTGACGGGCGATGGTGTCGGCAAAGTTTCCGTTCGGCAGTTCGACCAGCAGCAGATTGCGGAACTGGCGTTCATCGCGACCAAAGGCCAGCGTGTCTTCGTCGCCGCTGCCGTTAAGCTCGGCGGCATAGCTGAGAAGATTGCGCGCCTGACCCAGCAGGTCGAGGGCGATATTGGTCAGCGCCAGATCGATCTCCAGCTCCGGCGCATGACCGCACCATTGGCCTAAACGCTGGGCCAGCACCAGGCCGTTATCGCCGAGGCGCAGGGCATAGGTTGCAACGGGATTGGTATTGTTCATCGTTGCCTCACATATGTTCCATGCCGTCCGGCACGGTATAGAACGTTGGGTGGCGGTAGACTTTGCTCTCTGCGGGATCGAAAAACTCACCGCGTTCTTCCGGTTGCGAAGCCACTATTTCGCTCGCTTTCACCACCCAAATCGAACAACCTTCGCTGCGGCGGGTGTAGGCATCGCGCGCGTTTTCCAGCGCCATCTGGTCATCGGCGGCGTGCAGGCTGCCGACGTGGCGGTGAGACAAACCTTGTTTGCTGCGGACAAACACTTCGTATAACGGCCAGTATGTTTTGCTCATCTTTATTCTCCTCAGGCGGCGTCGCGAGCCTGCTGTTTTTCGGCATGCGCCAGCGCGGCTTCGCGCACCCATGCCCCCTCTTCCCAGGCCTTGCGCTTGGCGCCCAGACGTTCGTGGTTGCAAATACCACGCCCGTTGATGACTTCATTCAGTTCCTGCCAGTCGATTTCGCCGTAGCGATAGTGACCGGTGGCCTCGTCCAGATAGAGGTCCGCATCCGGTACTTTCATACCGAGAATCTCTACCTGCGGGACGGTGTTATCGACAAAGCGCTGACGCAGCTCGTCGTTGGAGTGCAGTTTGATTTTCCACGCCATGCTGCGGGCGCTATTGGGTGAGTTGTCATCGCTCGGGCCGAACATCATCAGCGCGGGCCACCAGAAGCGGTCAATCGCGTCCTGCAACATCTGACGCTGTTCTTCGCTCCCTGCCGCCAGCGCCATGCAGGCTTCAAACCCCTGGCGCTGGTGAAAGCTCTCTTCTTTGCAGATTTTGACCATCGCCCGGGCGTACGGCCCGTAGGAGGTTCGGCACAGCGCCACCTGATTGACAATCGCCGCGCCGTCCACCAGCCAGCCGATAACGCCGATATCCGCCCAGGTCAGGGTTGGGTAATTAAAAATGGATGAGTACTTCATCTTGCCGTCGAGCATTTTCTGATACAGGTCTTCACGGGCGCAGCCGAGGGTTTCGGCGGCGCTGTAGAGGTACAGGCCATGTCCGGCTTCGTCCTGCACTTTCGCCAGCAGAATCGCTTTGCGGCGCAGCGTCGGCGCGCGAGTGATCCAGTTACCTTCCGGCAGCATGCCGACGATTTCCGAGTGCGCGTGCTGGCCAATCTGGCGGATTAGCGTTTTGCGGTAGGCATCCGGCATCCAGTCCTGCGGTTCGATGGCTGTATCCTGCGCGATGCGCTGGTCAAAGCAGTGTTGTTCTGTCACGTCATCACCTTATGATTCCGATAAATTCAACAAATCATTTTTTGCGAATCACTTTGTTTTATAAAAGTTACATCTTAGTTAAATAAAACCACAAATTTTGTTTGTGAATTTTGTGATGAGTACCGCAAAGGTCTTTATAAATTTCTTTGTAAACAATAATATATCGTTATTGAAGAAGGTGTTCGCGATCGCATTGTTAATAAATTATTAAAATCAAGCTTGCATTTTATGATTCAGAAAAGAACTATTTATAGCGAGATTACGTAACATATCTGGAGAGTAACCATGCAGCAGTTAGCCAGCTATTTATCCGGTGCCTGGCAGACCGGCCGGGGGCGCACCCGTACCATTCATCACGCCATCAGCGGCGAAGCGCTGTGGGAAGTGACCAGCGAAGGGCTGGATATGGCGCAGGCGCGTCGCTTCGCCATCGAGCACGGCGGCAAAGCGTTACAGGCGATGACCTTTATTGAACGCAGCGCGATGTTAAAAGCGGTGGCGAAACATTTGCTGGAGCTGAAGGCTGATTTCTATGCCATTTCCAGTGAGACCGGCGCGACGCGTGCGGATAGCTGGGTGGATATTGAAGGCGGTATTGGTACCCTCTTCACCTACGCCGGGCTGGGCAGCCGTGAACTGCCTGACGATACCCTGTGGCCGGAAGATGAGCTGATCCCCCTGTCCAAACAGGGCGGCTTTGCCGCGCGTCACGTGCTGACCTCAAAATCCGGCGTGGCGGTGCATATCAACGCCTTTAACTTCCCCTGCTGGGGCATGCTAGAAAAGCTGGCCCCAACCTGGCTTGCCGGGATGCCCGCGATAATCAAACCGGCCACCGCCACCGCGCAACTGACTCAGGCGATGGTCAAAGCGATTATCGACAGCGGGCTGGTGCCGGACGGTGCGATTAGCCTGATTTGCGGCGGCGCGGGCGACCTGCTCGACCAGCTTGACCATCAGGACGTGGTGACCTTTACCGGCTCGGCGCATACCGGACAGCAACTGCGCGTGCATCCCAATCTGGTGGCGAAATCGGTCCCCTTCACCATGGAAGCGGACTCGCTAAACTGCTGCGTGTTGGGTGAAGACGTGACGCCGGAACAGCCGGAATTCGCGCTGTTTATCCGTGAAGTGGTACGCGAGATGACCGCCAAAGCCGGGCAAAAATGTACTGCCATTCGCCGCATTATCGTACCGCAGGCGCAGGTCAACGCGGTGAGCGAGGCGCTAATTGCCCGCCTGCAAAAAGTAGTGGTCGGCGACCCGGCGCAGGAAGGCGTGAAGATGGGCGCGCTGGTCAATAGCGAGCAGCGTCAGGACGTACAGGATAATGTGAACCGTCTGGTGGAAGCCGGATGTGAAGTGTTGCTGGGCGGTAAAGCCGACCTTAGCGCCGCCGGAGCGTTCTTCCCGCCAACCCTGCTGTTCTGCCCGCAGCCGGATGAAGTGGCAGCGGTACACGCCATTGAAGCCTTTGGTCCGGTGGCCACGCTGATGCCGTATCAGAATCGCGAGCACGCCATGGCGCTGGCTCGCGCCGGTGAAGGTAGCCTGGCGGGGACATTAGTGACGGCTGATGGCGTACTGGCGCGCGAATTTATTCTCGGCGCGGCTCGCGCCCACGGGCGTATTCAGGTGCTGAACGAAGAGTCATCCGTGGAATCCACCGGCCACGGTTCCCCGCTGCCGCAGCTGGTACACGGCGGCCCGGGACGCGCGGGCGGCGGCGAAGAACTCGGCGGCCTGCGGGCAGTGAAGCACTACATGCAGCGCACCGCGATTCAGGGCAGCCCGACCATGCTCGCCGCCATCGGCCAGCAGTGGGTACGCGGCGCGCAGGTGGTTGAAGACCGCATCCACCCGTTCCGCAAATATTTTGAAGAGATCCAGCCGGGCGACAGCCTGCTGACCCCGCGCCGCACGCTAACCGAGGCGGATATTGTCAATTTCGCCTGCCTGAGCGGCGATCACTTCTACGCCCATATGGATAAGATTGCCGCCGCAGAGTCGATTTTCGGCGAGCGCGTGGTTCACGGCTACTTCCTGATTTCCGCCGCAGCCGGGCTGTTTGTTGACGCCGGGGTCGGCCCGGTGATTGCCAACTACGGTATGGAAAATCTGCGCTTTATCGAGCCGGTAAAACCGGGCGACACCATCCAGGTGCGCTTGACCTGCAAGCGCAAAACGGTAAAACGCCAGCGCAGCGTCGAGGAGAAAGCGACCGGCGTTGTCGAGTGGGCGGTAGAGATTTTCAACCAGCACCAGCAGGCGGTGGCGCTGTACTCCATTTTGACGCTGGTCGCGCGTCAGAAAGGGGATTTCCCGGCTTAAGTTCCGTGCGATTGCCCGGTGGCGGCTTGCGCCTTACCGGGCCTACATTTGAGTTTGTAGGCCGGATAAGGCGCAAGCCGCCATCCGGCAAAACACCGACACCATCACCTGAATGCCTCTGCGGAGGCATTTTTTATAACTGGCATAACTGACCAATAACCTGGCAAGCGTGAGCAAACGTATCGTGACGTTTGGCTGTTAGGTTAAGAGACTGGAACCGAAAAGCCTGGCACGGCACAACATAACGATAAGATGAGGTCACAATGTCTAACGCTTTGATTCAAAAGACACGCAAAACCGCACTGGCGCTGGCTATCGCCCTGTGTTGCGTCGGGACTGGCCCGGCGTTCGCCCACGGTGGCGAAGCGCATATGGTCCCGATGGACAAAACGCTGCAGGAGTTTGGCGCTGATGTTCAATGGGACGACTATGCGCAGATGTTTACGCTTATCAAAGATGGCGCTTACGTCAAGGTAAAACCGGGGGCAAAAACAGCCATCGTCAATGGCAAAACCCTGGACTTGCAGGTCCCGGTGGTGATGAAAGACGGCAAAGCCTGGGTCTCTGATACCTTTATCAACGATGTCTTTCAGTCCGGGCTTGACCAGACCTTCCAGGTCGAAAAAGTCCCTCACCCGCTGAACTCGCTGTCAGCGGCGGAAATCAGCGAAGCGGTCACCATTGTCAAAGCTGCGCCGGAATTCAAACCCAATACCCGATTTACCGAAATCTCCCTCCGTGAGCCGGATAAAGCCGCCGTCTGGGCTTTTGCGCTGCAGGGCACACCGGTTAACGCCCCGCGTACCGCCGACGTCATCATGCTCGATGGCAAGCACGTCATTGAGGCCGTGGTGGATCTCCAGAACAAGAAGGTCCTCTCATGGACGCCGATTAAAGACGCCCACGGCATGGTGCTGCTTGATGATTTCGCCAGCGTACAGAACATCATTAACGCCAGCAGCGAATTTGCCGAAGTGCTGAAAAAACACGGCATCAACGACCCGAGCAAAGTCGTCACCACGCCGCTGACCGTTGGCTACTTCGACGGCAAAGATGGCCTGAAGCAGGATGCGCGGCTGCTGAAAGTGGTGAGCTATCTTGACGTTGGCGACGGCAACTACTGGGCGCACCCGATTGAAAACCTGGTGGCGGTGGTCGACCTCGAACAGAAGAAAATCATTAAAATCGAAGAAGGCCCGGTGATCCCGGTACCGATGGAACCTCGCCCCTATGACGGACGTGACCGCGTTGCACCAGCAGTCAAACCGCTGGATATCATTGAGCCAGAGGGCAAAAACTACACCATTACCGGCGACATGATTCACTGGCAAAACTGGGATTTCCACCTGCGCATGAACTCCCGCGTCGGACCAATTTTGTCTACCGTGACCTATAACGACAACGGTAAAAAGCGCCAGGTGATGTACGAAGGATCGCTGGGCGGGATGATCGTGCCCTACGGCGACCCGGACGTGGGCTGGTACTTTAAAGCCTATCTGGATTCCGGCGACTACGGCATGGGCACCCTGACCTCACCAATCGTGCGCGGTAAAGATGCGCCGTCCAACGCGGTGCTGCTGGATGAAACCATCGCTGATTACACCGGCACGCCAACCACCATTCCGCGCGCCATCGCCGTTTTCGAACGCTACGCCGGGCCAGAGTATAAGCACCAGGAGATGGGCAAACCGAACGTCAGCACCGAGCGCCGCGAGCTGGTGGTGCGCTGGATAAGCACCGTCGGCAACTACGACTATATCTTCGACTGGGTATTCCACGAAAACGGCACCATCGGCATTGATGCCGGAGCCACCGGCATCGAAGCGGTAAAAGGCGTGAAGGCGAAAACCATGCACGACCCGAGCGCTAAAGACGATACCCGCTACGGTACGCTGATCGACCACAATATTGTCGGCACCACCCACCAGCACATCTACAACTTCCGCCTCGATCTTGATGTAGACGGAGAGAACAACACGCTGGTGGCTATGGACCCGGAAGTGAAGCCGAATACCGGCGGAGGCCCGCGCACCAGTACCATGCAGATCAATCAGTACACCATTGATAGCGAGCAGAAAGCAGCGCAGAAATTTGCCCCCGGTACCATTCGCCTGCTGAGCAATACCAGCAAAGAAAACCGCATGGGCAACCCAGTGTCGTATCAGATTATCCCTTACGCGGGCGGCACGCATCCGGTGGCGACCGGCGCAAAATTTGCCCCCGATGAGTGGATCTACCATCGCCTGAGCTTTATGGATAAGCAACTGTGGGTGACCCGCTACCATCCAACCGAGCGCTTCCCTGAGGGTAAATATCCTAACCGTTCGATTCACGACACCGGCCTCGGCCAGTACGCGAAAGACGATGAGTCGCTGGACAAACATGATGACGTGGTCTGGATCACCACCGGTACCACCCACGTGGCACGAGCCGAAGAGTGGCCGATTATGCCGACGGAATGGGCACATGCGTTGTTAAAACCCTGGAACTTCTTTGACGAGACACCGACGCTGGGCGAGAAGAAAAAGTAAGGTGTTTTGAAGGCTGAACGGCGATAAATCCGGGAGGTGGGTTTATCGCCGTTTTTTATGATGGGGTTATGCCAGAAGTTGACTTAGCTTTTCTACTCTATATCAATCATAAACGAAATTAATGGGTGCTATTAATTGTTAATCGACATTAATATGTTTAGCTTATACCCCATGAATCATGTGAAAGGAGTTATGAGATGGATATCAATGAGTTTCCACCGGGAGTGATGGAACATCTTGGGTGGTATGTATACAGATTAATTGATCCAAGGGATGGAAGTACCTTCTACGTGGGGAAAGGGAAAGGGAATCGTGTATTTGCCCATATGCGCGGTGAGGTCGCCGTGGCTGATGATGATGAAATGCTTAGCAACAAACTCAAGCAACTTCGAGAGATAAGATTGGCAGGTCTTGAGGTCATTCATGTAATTCACCGACACGGTATGGCAGATGAAAAGACAGCTTACGAGGTTGAAGCCGCACTTATAGACGCTTATCCCGGTTTAACTAACATCATGAATGGCGCTGGCAGCAATGAATATGGTGCTGCACATATCAAAGAGTTAATCGCAACATACCAACCTGAAACAGTCGTGTTCCAACATAAAGTGCTGATGATATCCGTGAACAGAAGTTCAAAGGATGTAGACCTTTATGATGCCGTACGTTTTAGCTGGCGTGTCAGTGTTGAACGTGCTCGTAAAGCTGAAGTTATACTGGCTACAGTGAGGGGAATCGTCAGAGGGGTTTATATAGCTGATGAGTGGCTCGAATCTACCCGCGAGAATTTCCCTGAGATGCCTTCATGGGATGCAGATGATGAGTTTGAATCTACTCAAAAATCCCGCTTTGGATTCAGGGGAAGACTCGCCCCTCCTGATATAGCAAAAATTTACCTTGGTAAAAAGATTCCGGATGTTCTAAGAAAGAAAGGCGCTATGTCTCCTGTGAAATATTCTCCAGGTTTTTGATGTCTGAATAGTGAAATGCCACTGTTTCTGTTAGCGCTTTTTTGGGAAAAAGTGGCAACGTCTTCTTTTCGCTCACAGCGGACCTTTTGTTAAGCGGTGATTTATCCAGCGGGTAACTTCACTGATAACCTCCCGTTGATATCCGTTGTCGTATGGCCTGCTGTTTGTTGCAACTCAATGGTGGGCCGGATGGGGGCATCGTAAGATGCGCTGGGCGATGAGGCCGGTAGTTCTAACCCCATCTAGTCCTACCACCAATAAGATTGGAACCCTGGCATACCTGGCATCCCTGGCATCCCTCAGGATGCTTTCTCATGAACTGTCATGATGAAAACTAATGGGCCCTCTTCCCGATTTTCATAGAAATGAGGGACGTCCGTTCTGGCCGTTGCCGAACATCCGGTCTTCACCAGATACAGCTGGTCTTGTACGCCCAGCGTGAGCATGCCCGTCTGGACATAAAACAGTTCCAGCGTCCCTTCCGTATGGCCGGGCGAAGCAAATTTTTCCCCCGGCTGCATTTCCCACATCCAGA is part of the Klebsiella huaxiensis genome and encodes:
- the paaZ gene encoding phenylacetic acid degradation bifunctional protein PaaZ, producing MQQLASYLSGAWQTGRGRTRTIHHAISGEALWEVTSEGLDMAQARRFAIEHGGKALQAMTFIERSAMLKAVAKHLLELKADFYAISSETGATRADSWVDIEGGIGTLFTYAGLGSRELPDDTLWPEDELIPLSKQGGFAARHVLTSKSGVAVHINAFNFPCWGMLEKLAPTWLAGMPAIIKPATATAQLTQAMVKAIIDSGLVPDGAISLICGGAGDLLDQLDHQDVVTFTGSAHTGQQLRVHPNLVAKSVPFTMEADSLNCCVLGEDVTPEQPEFALFIREVVREMTAKAGQKCTAIRRIIVPQAQVNAVSEALIARLQKVVVGDPAQEGVKMGALVNSEQRQDVQDNVNRLVEAGCEVLLGGKADLSAAGAFFPPTLLFCPQPDEVAAVHAIEAFGPVATLMPYQNREHAMALARAGEGSLAGTLVTADGVLAREFILGAARAHGRIQVLNEESSVESTGHGSPLPQLVHGGPGRAGGGEELGGLRAVKHYMQRTAIQGSPTMLAAIGQQWVRGAQVVEDRIHPFRKYFEEIQPGDSLLTPRRTLTEADIVNFACLSGDHFYAHMDKIAAAESIFGERVVHGYFLISAAAGLFVDAGVGPVIANYGMENLRFIEPVKPGDTIQVRLTCKRKTVKRQRSVEEKATGVVEWAVEIFNQHQQAVALYSILTLVARQKGDFPA
- the tynA gene encoding primary-amine oxidase, with translation MSNALIQKTRKTALALAIALCCVGTGPAFAHGGEAHMVPMDKTLQEFGADVQWDDYAQMFTLIKDGAYVKVKPGAKTAIVNGKTLDLQVPVVMKDGKAWVSDTFINDVFQSGLDQTFQVEKVPHPLNSLSAAEISEAVTIVKAAPEFKPNTRFTEISLREPDKAAVWAFALQGTPVNAPRTADVIMLDGKHVIEAVVDLQNKKVLSWTPIKDAHGMVLLDDFASVQNIINASSEFAEVLKKHGINDPSKVVTTPLTVGYFDGKDGLKQDARLLKVVSYLDVGDGNYWAHPIENLVAVVDLEQKKIIKIEEGPVIPVPMEPRPYDGRDRVAPAVKPLDIIEPEGKNYTITGDMIHWQNWDFHLRMNSRVGPILSTVTYNDNGKKRQVMYEGSLGGMIVPYGDPDVGWYFKAYLDSGDYGMGTLTSPIVRGKDAPSNAVLLDETIADYTGTPTTIPRAIAVFERYAGPEYKHQEMGKPNVSTERRELVVRWISTVGNYDYIFDWVFHENGTIGIDAGATGIEAVKGVKAKTMHDPSAKDDTRYGTLIDHNIVGTTHQHIYNFRLDLDVDGENNTLVAMDPEVKPNTGGGPRTSTMQINQYTIDSEQKAAQKFAPGTIRLLSNTSKENRMGNPVSYQIIPYAGGTHPVATGAKFAPDEWIYHRLSFMDKQLWVTRYHPTERFPEGKYPNRSIHDTGLGQYAKDDESLDKHDDVVWITTGTTHVARAEEWPIMPTEWAHALLKPWNFFDETPTLGEKKK
- a CDS encoding LEM-3-like GIY-YIG domain-containing protein, with the translated sequence MDINEFPPGVMEHLGWYVYRLIDPRDGSTFYVGKGKGNRVFAHMRGEVAVADDDEMLSNKLKQLREIRLAGLEVIHVIHRHGMADEKTAYEVEAALIDAYPGLTNIMNGAGSNEYGAAHIKELIATYQPETVVFQHKVLMISVNRSSKDVDLYDAVRFSWRVSVERARKAEVILATVRGIVRGVYIADEWLESTRENFPEMPSWDADDEFESTQKSRFGFRGRLAPPDIAKIYLGKKIPDVLRKKGAMSPVKYSPGF